In Salvia miltiorrhiza cultivar Shanhuang (shh) chromosome 4, IMPLAD_Smil_shh, whole genome shotgun sequence, the DNA window tattattttattattattattattattatattattattattattattattattattattatttattattattattattattaattcattcatgaattattttaataaaatcataatttaattcttagaattatgaatcatacttattattattattactattatttaattgattaattagttcataatttattttaagcaaattataatttaattcttagaactatgaatcatactttattatgaaaatcttaatttaattttttaaaactataaatCATACTTTATGttgtacattattattattattattattattatgtaagaaaaaaaattgaattgaattttagaattataaatcatataattaaccttaataatgtactttgttgttactataaaattaattagagaaatttattttgaagattaaattacaattcaattcttatatatatattgattaattatatttatttaatgatacaaatCCATAATCTTAAAAATTAGTTTTGGTATTTCCAAACATTGGATAATGAATCTATTAGGATTCATTTTCCACGGAATCATTTTCCTGGGAATAACAATCCCAATTCACATTACTTTCCCAacaaacaaacatgccctaTATGTTTCTGCTGCCTGAGTGATTTTTAAGTATTTGGACAAGCAAATAAATGTATGATATTCTCAGCATTACTCCAATCTTACACTCTTACAGGCTTCCATTCATTTTGTCCTAATCTATATTAAGGGAAAATTTTAAAGTTGTTTCAGTCTCCAAGTAAGCTTGAAATAAGGCACTGGTATGGAACATGATTTATTTCTCTAAGTACAAGAATTTTTTTCCAgaatttcttttgatttttttgttaatttggtGGTTTTCTTTTTAATTCACATGATTAAAAAGTTTGGAAAATAAACTACATACATCACTCTGTCAGATTTTAACTTCTCATCTTTAATTGGGTCCTAACATTTGTGATCTTTATTTTAAAAGCTAGAAGAAGCTAAGCTTCTCCGGGCTCAGGGGAAGCATGAGCTGGCAATCAACCTTGCAGACTATATTTCACAAAATCATCAGCTAAATGAAGAAGCTGCAGATGTATTTCGCTTAGTTGGAAAATGGCTGGCAGAGACTCGATCAAGCAAGTTAGTAATATGCCAATATATTGTCGATATAGTTAGCACAAAGTAATGATGAGCCTCTGCATTTAATGGTTATGCTGTATAGACTTGGCTTGATTTTTTCATGTACTAGTTAGGACAAACAACCATTAGATATGCTAGTAGTACCTTGACAAAATTACTTGAAATGGCAAAGTTAAAAAACAtggtattttttttctcttataGTGTCATCCATCTTTGGAGACATTAATGCATGTTGAGTGTTGACTATTAAAGCAGCAGCTGAAATGACATTATCCTAACTAACTTTGGGGTTCGTGGTTTTGTGATTAGTAAATATCCTGAACTGAAATAGTAGGCTTTGCTTGCAATCTTGTGAAGTGTCTAGTGGCACCAGGAAATAATATGTATCTTTGACTCCTAGGATTTTCTTGTTGCCAAATTTGGCATGAGATTGGTATCAGATGTCTCATTATTTGTGGACAAACTGGATTAGTTTGGCCAAGATCACTTTCTGGGTAGTCTTTTAGCATATAACATCTGAATATATCTTTTCTTTCTCAGTGTTCATAAATTACTTTGACTCTCTGTGATGCTGATGCAGCTCGAGGACTGTATTAGAGAAGTACCTGAAGCATGCTGTTAATCTAGCTGAAGATTATGAGTCTGCAGACAAATTGTCCATTGAAAAAAGAAACCAAATGCATTTCCATCTTGCACATTATGCAGATGCACTTTTTCGTAGTCATGAAGAAAGACTTGGCTCTAATGAATGGCAAGTAGCATTGCGATTGCGGAAACACAAGGTATGTTATTTACACAATAGATTGCGAAAATAGAAATAAAGAAGTTCATAGAAGATGGTGGTCTATGTAGGAAGGACAATCATAAAGTTCATTGTTAAATTGCAACTTAAAAAACATTTGTGACATGCAGAAGAAGGAGCTGGAAGCATTAATCAAGCGGTTCAGGAGTGCGGCAAAGGCAAGTTCTTATACCTTTTCTCCTTTCAGACTGTGCACCTGCATTATGCATTGTTCACATGCAATATGTACTGGTATTCACTATTTATATTATCACCCATTTCCTTTTCATGTGTGATGAACACCCCCCCGCCCCAACACAtacacaaaagaaaaataaaaataaaaggagtGCACTGGTACCTGAAGGGAGCGACAAGTTAACTTGATATGTTTTTCTATGTGGATGCTAGGGAGACAAAACTGATTATACATTAAAAATACAAGAACTACAAAAGCAACTTGCTATGGACAGAGAAGAAGAAGTAAAGTTACAGGTATGCTCGTTGATGATCAATCTGGCATGGCCATTTAATCAGTCTCATGCTATATTCTTGTTATGTTATTAATGTGAAAGTCTAGAAAGTCCTATGGGGTTTATCAGTTTTAAGCTTCATTTCAAATCTTgcttattactccctctgtccacgtaAAATCTTCCTAATTTTCCATTTCGTCCGTCCAtaaaacatcttcctaatcCCTTTTTTGGACATAATCTCACTGACTAGCACCCTTAAAATTCCATCATATTTACATATATTTCCATTAGTGAACCCACATAAACCCACTAACTATCACCACTTTTTCTAGTTTGTGGGAACCTTCTCCACTCAccaaatacacaactaacttttcttaaaacctgtgtccACTTCACCGAGGAAGatgtttcgtggacggagggagtatttgtttaaGAAGGTCTTGAAATCATTGTGGTATTATATTAGTCTAAAACCTTCTTTCTTTGGTTTAATTGTTTGTGATATGTGGTATTATATTTTGTACTAGTGATGGAAGACTAAATCTCCTTATATATTTATGAAACTAGTATGTTTTGCAACTTGACTGAGGACTGAGCTGAAGCTCATTCTGGTTTACGGGATAGAGTTTTATCTTACTCTGAATGTTTGTTTAACCTTTGGCTCCCAGGAAGACAGGGACAATTTTCTGTCTACAGCTCTAGAGGGGTATAAACGTTGCTTAATCATTGGCGAGAAATATGATGTCCGAGTGGTATGAAATACAAACTCAATTGTTGATATTTTGTTTTTCTAATATCTCATGTGGTATGTAATGCAAAATGGTATAATTATATATGAACAGTATTTGACAATTGTGTTCAGTTCTTGTAACTTGAAATTTCTTGCTATGTTTATGCATGATACCTGTCATTTAAACAACTATTTTACTGGCTCACCAGCTgtgtgctttttttttttacccaaCTTCCTATCTTAAGCTTAATCTATATTCTTTCATGCTTGTGCACTTTTAGGTATTTCGACTCGTTTCGCTGTGGTTCAGTCTTTCTAATCGGCAGATCGTTGTGGATAGCATGCTTAGCACTATTAAGGAGGTAAATTAGTcaataaatataatactccctccgtcccaacgaaagcggtgcgtattcctttttgagccgtcccaacaaaagtggtgcatttccttttttggtaataattttacactacaaacaatgtggccccacacacctTTATACACTTTTACaatacaatcttattctccttaaatccggtgccgaaaagaagcgcaccgctttcgttgggacggagggagtaatatattattttatcattCAATGTTCACTAATTATGGGGGGCAAGTAGTAAAATTATGTCTTCCCCTATTCTAGATTTGATTAATGTTCTGCATGTGCGGTGCATATTTATCTAGGTGCAATCTTATAAGTTCGTACTACTGGTATACCAAATTGCATCAAGGATAGGTGGCACAAAAGACTCTCCTGGACCTACAAGCTTTCAGGTTATTTCTCCATGATGTACTTTATTTTAGCTGTATCGTTACTCAAAATCTTCTGTTTTACCTTCTTGCTCCATGACTGTTGGCTATTGCAGTTTGCATTACTTTCTCTTGTGAAGAAAATTTCCATCGACCATCCTTATCACACAATATTTCAGGTATTAAGTTTTTACTGTATTGATAAACGTTATCTGCAGTTGCAGAAAAAGAAAATCGAGGTTACCGTTTGTTCCAATCCTTCGATTTCTGCATTTTGCGATCAGTTTACTGTTTTACCTACATGCCTTTGATTTACTACTTATGTGCGGTTTGCAAAATGTCTTGCAAGTTATGATAGCTATACCCTAGTGGTATGCATTCCGAAATTAAAACTTACTGtataatttctttcttctttttgttaTTAGCTGCTGGCCTTGGCAAACGGCGACCGCATTAAGGACAAGCAGCGTAGTAGAAACTCATTTGTGGTCGATGTGGATAAGAAAATTGCTGCAGAAGATCTGTTGAAAGAGCTATCATCTTACCATGGGGCTACCATCATACAAGTACAGCTTTCATTGGTCTATTTTACTATCTATGCATACCttatattctttcatttttttcatttagtgTGTTTGTTAATTAGATGAAGCAAATGGTGGAGATATATATTAAACTCGCAGAAATGGAAACGAAGAGGGAGGTAATTAAGTGGTTGTGTGGTCATATTCTTTCTTACAGCCTTTTGTTTACATCTTTCCTTGAACATATGCTACTGTTTGGATCTGTTCCTTCTACCTATTAGATATATTCTTAATTGTTTGCACTAATACATAATCCTTGAAACAGGATGCCAATAAAAGAGTGCCTCTACCAAGAGAACTACGCAGCGTTCGGGAACTTGTCCGGGTAAGACTCGTCTTCCTTTTCTTCATTTGGTTGGTTATAGATATTAAATTACTAGACAATCAGTAAATAGATATCTGGATGCATGTTCAGGTTCCTGTTGTAACTTCTAATATTCCTGTTGACCGGACTTGTCAATATCCTGAAGGGTTCTTCCCCCACTTCAGAGGGTTGATGGATTCAGTCACGTAAGTGTTAAATTTTTCTTGATATTGAACTAAGTGCACAATTTTTTAGGGTAATATGGTTTCTATAATGGTGATTAAACATTTTTAGACTCAGATATATTTGTCAATTTCTATAATCTTTAGTAATGATGATAACTAAcgttgaaattaattagttttgattGACTGTCAATCTGTCATGCATGAAATCCTAAAGCCATAAGCTCTTTATTCCATGAGCTTCTCATTATCAATAATGTGCTATTTTTCTTGCTGATGTTTTGTTTTGGTAATGGAAACATGCAGCGTAATGAATGGTATAAATGCCCCTAAAAGGGTGGAATGCTTAGGTTCTGATGGAAACAGATACCGGACAACTTGCAAAATCTGGCAATGATGACCTGAGACAAGATGCTGTATGAATTCTGAGAGCCTTCTCTTATGGATCCCATTTGCCTTTAAAATGATAATATTAAACATTTTTTGTTCTTGTACTATGCGTTGGTCTTGAggaattaaatttataatagcTGAGACTGAGTGAATTTACTGCTTTGCACACCCAATAGTGAACAGAAACCGCAGCATTGGATGACATTTGGTTTTCAATAAACTTGTCTCCTTCAGTCCCAATGCACCTTCTACATCCAACATACTCCCTTTGTTTATAGCCTCATACGAAAATCAAATGGAAAGCAGAAATCAATCATCTGTGTGTGGTTGAGGTTGTATATTTGTTTTCCATATTGATTGATTAGTTTCTTTCTGGGGAAGTCCTATTTAATGCATACAACCAAATATCAATTAAGAAGCATTGTCTTGCTATAACGTAGAGCTTCTGATTGTATACTCTGGATTCTGGAACTTCTACCTCTGTCGGTAGCTTTGTCTGTCAATTTTTACTGGCCTTACACATAATATGGTATTCATCCCTAATCACAGCTTGGTCTCATACTTAACTTGTTTAGACGGAAGCTAATTGAATAGTTCTCTTGTAAATTTCCCCTTTATATTCGAGACTGAGAATTAGTAGATTTGAATCCCCTAAAAAAAacatagggtaaatatcatctTTTTGGCCCATCGTTTGAGTGTTTTTTTCGAAAATGTCTGAACCTAAGGCTAATTACAAGATAATACCTATCATTGCattcttttcttgtttgtgGCCTTGCAAAAAAAATCCGGCGACTAATAGTTGACGTATTCCGGCGGGCATCCACCTTATCAATACACGTGGACTATTTTAGATGAGGTGGCCATTCTACACATTCTTCCCTCTGATCTGCTATGTGGTTTTGTTTTTTTGGCCACCTCATTTAAAATAGTCCACGCGTATTGACGAGGTGGATGCCCGCCGGAACACATCAACTTTCAGTCGCTGGATTTTTTTGTGTGGCccacaaacaagaaaaaaaatgcaaCGATGGGTATTGTCTTGTAATTAGCCTTAGGTTCAGACATTTTCGAAAAAAACGCTCAAACGATGGGCCAAAAAGTGATGCTCCTATTTACCCAAAATCTTATTACTATCTTGTAGGTGATGGAACAGTTTTTCGGTTTAGTAAACACTTTCTTGCAGAATAATCGGGACACATGGAGGAGGAGACTAAGGATACGTACCTACAAGGTAGTTTCCCGCCTTGAACAAAAGAATTTGTTTGGTTAGTTTTGTGAGGTCCTCCTCTGTTAGCAGATAGACCCTATATGAATGAGTCCGCAGTTGAATGATAAAAATTCATAATAGTATTGTAAGAGAAGATGAATATGAAATTTTATCATCCAACTGCAGAGATACTGTAGCAGCTTGATTCAACTTCTTCATTCTGGTCCTCAAATAaaatctactccctccgtccacgatatcgtttccacttccatttatagaagtagggtccataaacttccactcacaataatagtgggacccaaattccactcacaacaatatcaCTATTGTcaactactatccaccactttcttaaaatccgtgccgtctacaaagtggaaacgatatcgtggacggagggagtattattctaTTCCTCTCACTTCATTACTTCTCTTACTCCTTTTCTATTCTTCAATGCTTCTGGGAAGTGTACACTGTCTGTAGTTCATACAATATGTTGCGTTCAGTTTATTATGTAGCCCCTATATACAATGTTCTAGTCCTCTTTTATACTTAATAAAAGCATCATGAGTCTTGTCATGCACTCCaagttcatttttattttattttttgggcaAAACAGGTTGTACCTTTTACTCCGAGTGCTGGAGTTCTAGAATGGGTAGATGGAACTTTTCCTCTTGGTGATTATCTTGTTGGAAGGTTAGTATTTTTACCATTCGCATGTTGATAACAATACAAAAAAGAGACTTAATTGTATGTTGAATATGTTGGATGTTCCTAATGCAGCTCTAGAAATGGAGGTGCTCATGGTTGCTATGGAGCAGGAGACTGGACATTCATGGAATGCCGGCAGCGCATGACTACAGTATGTGTTGTGTGATTCCATTATAATAGTTTCATCCGTTTCTGTTTGTACCCATTGATCATTTTGAATCTTCCGCTGAGGGAACATTTTCATTTTGGTATcataatgaaaatatatatgctTTGAGGAAACTAAGGCAATTTTTGTTTTAAGTTTGCCAAAAGTGTTTTCTTTCTCCCATGATAAAATTATGTTTTCTTGTTCATTCTGAGTGGGCTCTGTATTTGTGTCTCTTAAAGACACTCTATATCTGTTTTTCCTTCCAGTTgactatttattttttcaataccCCTGTTTACGTTTAGAACAACCATAATTAAAGAAAGAATAAGCACCATATGTATGAAAAAAGATTTGATTTGACCTCTATTGAACTTGTGTGTGCCACTTATACAAAAGAAGACATAACTGAGCGCGTAAACAAGATAGTCTTCTGAAATATTCCAAGATAGTCCCTGCAGTTAACAAGGTACCATTTCTGGCAATAAACTAAATTTTAGCTCTCTTTTTGTAGGAAACCAACAAGCGCAAAGCATTCCAAGAAGTCTGCAACAATTTCAGGTGCACGGAATTTTCGTAAACCACAATTTTTAAATGATTGAACTAACTTGGACCTTCTTATCATGCAATGCAGGCCAGTCATGCATTACTTCTTCTTGGAAAGGTTTTCACATCCTGCAGATTGGTTTGAGAAGAGACTTGCATATACAAGAAGTGTGGCGGCTAGTTCAATGGTTTGTCTTTTGGTGTAATCAAAttcttttaatattattatcgaTGCGAGTCATACCATTAGTTTCATTCTTGCTTGGAGAAAAAGATCCGGCATCGTATTATTTTGTTTTGACTTATGGTAGTATGTATGATAAGCTCATATTTGATGGCAATAAAAGTCTAATTCATTGTGTACAGGTGGGTTACATTGTAGGATTAGGGGATCGGCATTCCTCAAATATTTTGATTGATCAAGCTACAGCAGAAGTCGTTCACATTGATTTAGGAGTTGCATTTGAGCAAGGCCTTATGCTGAAAACACCTGAAAGAgttggtttttagtgttcacaTTTTCTTCCACTGTTTTCCTTTCCATGTCTCAGTATTTTACCTCGACTAATTTGGAACTGTCATTCCCAGGTACCTTTTAGGTTGACAAGGGACATCATAGATGGCATGGGTGTAACCGGGGTGGAGGGAGTTTTTCGAAGATGCTGTGAGGAAACTCTTTCTGTCATGAGAACAAACAAAGAAGCGTTGCTGACTATTATTGAGGTACAATCACTGGATAGATGCAATTGCTATTTTAAATAATGATACGCTTAATATGATTTTATAACATGGAAATTCTATGCAGGTTTTTATCCATGATCCTTTATACAAGTGGGCTCTATCACCTCTTAAGGCTATGCAGCGCCAAAAGGTTATATTATTATTCGGTTCATATGTATAATAAGTTGTagaatgtcaatattatgaaTGCGATATGGAGATTGCAGAAGCAAAAAAAATTCCTCATCTTACTGGAAAAAAGAGGCACCATTTATGAAAAAACTATTGAATAATATGACACGGGGAGTGCGTTTATGTGTATTTTACTAGGATCTGTATGCTCTGATGTCCTGATTCTACAACTTTTGTCAATTGTAGCTGTGATTGTTTAGAACATGGTTGTGAACACATACAGTTGGCCGAATTTCTCATGTGCAGGGCTATTTCCTTTATATTTATTTGGTTAGAAAGCTGTTGGATTACAAAGTTTGTCATGTGCTAGTCATCTAATTATGTTTCTCAATTTGCAAGTTCCTAGTTGGTCTCGACGTAGATGTAAGGGCTTCTCATGTTGGTTTATTTTCCCATACTAGGACATAGACGACAATTTAGATGACAGCTTGGAAGATTCAGAAGAAGATGCATACGAAGGCAATAAAGATGCTGCAAGGGCCTTGTTGCGTGTCAAACAAAAGCTCGATGGATATGAAGACGGTGAAATGAGAAGTGTTCATGGCCAGGTACTTGTCCAACTCAGTATCAGCATTGTGCTTTCTTAACAATTCTTTTTTGAGTGCCTTTTCTGCCTATGTATGAGCtcactttcttttattttcccttttcctttttacttttctttttttagttgATGATCGACTTTGATAACAAACAAGGTTGTGATCATTTTAAGGATTTCATTATGGTCACTTCCTTTTTTGGTGCTCTCTCTAGGTTCAACAACTCGTACAAGATGCCATCGACCCCGATCGACTGTGCCATATGTTTCCTGGATGGGCAGCGTGGTTGTGATGAAATTAAGCCCCTCTAATTTTGGTGGTTTCTACAGAAAAAAATATACTGTACTATTTTCGAGTGTGGGGCACTTTGGTTTTCACACAAGTAATCAGCATTGCATTATCCTTCGCTGCGGTTGGGCTCTGAAGCCTTTATGTCGGAGCATTCATATTTGCTCACAA includes these proteins:
- the LOC131023312 gene encoding LOW QUALITY PROTEIN: serine/threonine-protein kinase ATM (The sequence of the model RefSeq protein was modified relative to this genomic sequence to represent the inferred CDS: deleted 1 base in 1 codon) produces the protein MVVTGHYVDSNWNLQKRTLNFCDIPPPHTGVVISDVLQRCFREWGIEEKVWTITVDNASNNDVAVRILKENLLFRHTLPLGGQIFHVRCCAHILNLLVKDGLSSIQDVISKVRESVKYVAASEARVIMFGEIAKQLELSSKKLVLDCVTRWNATYFMLSCALEFKAVFPRYQQRDPSYTTLPSDEEWEKVRIVCSFLEDFHEITELISGSEYPTANLFLVKLVHIKSLLTYESLDKDSGTTATFMEKMLEKMKLKFDKYWGSCNLLISIAAVLDPRNKMKYIEWCADNCYSGVEGIELKVTVFETLRNLYAEYVEAYRVSTSTTNIVRNASDAQTGSSSNVSGVSSVKSSTSRSQSKYESFRKTVTSVDQMKSDFDLYFEEAVEEWNEPTQFDAIGWWKMHRMKYKILSKMACDVLSIPITTVASESALLISIFHASKESTEYIHSNIVKLQIFYHLGMAWDLRWGSSSGNFDSSSDKVKLLPEPKVPFITQLQGLHKNWKCVLKQTDLHMNLLEPFIAFRTVLLRVLNSMDSIVHHLRESAAILRKGSRISQAAAALHEFMCLCSGMGEEYSNLYWLGRLEEAKLLRAQGKHELAINLADYISQNHQLNEEAADVFRLVGKWLAETRSSNSRTVLEKYLKHAVNLAEDYESADKLSIEKRNQMHFHLAHYADALFRSHEERLGSNEWQVALRLRKHKKKELEALIKRFRSAAKGDKTDYTLKIQELQKQLAMDREEEVKLQEDRDNFLSTALEGYKRCLIIGEKYDVRVVFRLVSLWFSLSNRQIVVDSMLSTIKEVQSYKFVLLVYQIASRIGGTKDSPGPTSFQFALLSLVKKISIDHPYHTIFQLLALANGDRIKDKQRSRNSFVVDVDKKIAAEDLLKELSSYHGATIIQMKQMVEIYIKLAEMETKREDANKRVPLPRELRSVRELVRVPVVTSNIPVDRTCQYPEGFFPHFRGLMDSVTVMNGINAPKRVECLGSDGNRYRQLAKSGNDDLRQDAVMEQFFGLVNTFLQNNRDTWRRRLRIRTYKVVPFTPSAGVLEWVDGTFPLGDYLVGSSRNGGAHGCYGAGDWTFMECRQRMTTETNKRKAFQEVCNNFRPVMHYFFLERFSHPADWFEKRLAYTRSVAASSMVGYIVGLGDRHSSNILIDQATAEVVHIDLGVAFEQGLMLKTPERVPFRLTRDIIDGMGVTGVEGVFRRCCEETLSVMRTNKEALLTIIEVFIHDPLYKWALSPLKAMQRQKDIDDNLDDSLEDSEEDAYEGNKDAARALLRVKQKLDGYEDGEMRSVHGQVQQLVQDAIDPDRLCHMFPGWAAWL